A portion of the uncultured Draconibacterium sp. genome contains these proteins:
- the rpmC gene encoding 50S ribosomal protein L29: protein MKVSEIKEMTNNEIVERLQIEKENLVRLKLNHAVSPLENPNKLKEAKATIARLNTILRERELNENQK from the coding sequence ATGAAAGTAAGTGAAATCAAAGAAATGACGAACAACGAAATCGTTGAGCGTCTACAGATTGAAAAAGAAAATCTTGTTCGCCTAAAATTGAATCATGCAGTATCGCCGCTTGAAAATCCTAACAAGTTGAAGGAAGCAAAAGCAACGATTGCACGTTTGAATACAATTCTTCGCGAAAGAGAATTAAACGAAAATCAGAAGTAA
- the rplP gene encoding 50S ribosomal protein L16 yields the protein MLQPRKVKFRRVQKGRIKGNAQRGNQLAFGSFGIKSLEESWLTGRQIEAARVAVTRYMQRRGQIWIRVFPDKPITKKPAEVRMGKGKGAPEGFVAPIAPGRIIIEADGVSLETAKEALRLAAQKLPVKTKFMVRRDYVEE from the coding sequence ATGTTACAGCCAAGAAAAGTAAAATTTAGAAGAGTACAGAAGGGCCGAATCAAAGGAAACGCTCAACGCGGAAACCAATTAGCATTCGGTTCATTTGGAATAAAGTCGTTGGAAGAATCGTGGCTTACCGGTAGGCAGATTGAAGCTGCCAGGGTTGCGGTAACACGTTATATGCAACGTCGAGGACAAATTTGGATACGCGTATTCCCCGATAAACCGATTACCAAAAAGCCAGCCGAAGTAAGGATGGGTAAAGGTAAAGGTGCTCCTGAAGGATTTGTTGCTCCGATAGCTCCGGGTCGTATTATTATTGAAGCTGATGGCGTTTCTTTGGAAACTGCAAAAGAAGCTTTAAGACTTGCCGCTCAGAAACTACCGGTAAAAACAAAGTTTATGGTTAGACGTGATTATGTTGAAGAATAA
- the rpsC gene encoding 30S ribosomal protein S3 has product MGQKVNPIANRLGFIKGWDSNWFGGDNYGDKLVEDQKIRKYLNARLAKASISRIVIERTLKLITITVHTSRPGIIIGKGGQEVDKLKEELKKITKKEVQINIFEIKRPELDAKIVANNIARQLEGKIAYRRAVKMAIASTMRMGAEGIKVLVSGRLNGAEMARSEMYKDGRTPLHTLRADIDYALAEALTKTGLIGIKVWICKGMVYGNRDLSPNLGQKSGRGGGNRGGGNRNRRRK; this is encoded by the coding sequence ATGGGACAAAAAGTAAATCCGATAGCAAATCGTTTGGGGTTCATCAAAGGATGGGATTCAAACTGGTTCGGTGGTGATAATTACGGCGATAAGCTGGTTGAAGACCAAAAGATCAGGAAATACCTGAATGCTCGTTTGGCCAAAGCCAGTATTTCAAGAATCGTTATTGAACGTACCTTGAAGCTGATTACCATCACAGTTCATACTTCGCGACCAGGTATTATTATTGGTAAAGGTGGTCAGGAAGTTGACAAACTGAAAGAAGAATTAAAAAAGATTACCAAAAAAGAGGTTCAAATCAACATTTTCGAGATCAAACGTCCTGAACTTGATGCTAAGATCGTTGCAAATAACATTGCACGTCAGCTAGAGGGTAAGATTGCTTACCGTAGGGCGGTTAAAATGGCCATTGCTTCAACCATGAGAATGGGAGCCGAAGGAATCAAAGTATTGGTTTCAGGTAGGTTAAACGGAGCAGAAATGGCTCGTTCTGAAATGTATAAAGACGGCCGTACTCCGCTACATACTTTGCGTGCAGATATTGACTACGCATTGGCTGAAGCATTAACAAAAACCGGACTTATTGGAATTAAAGTTTGGATTTGTAAAGGTATGGTATACGGAAATCGCGACCTTTCACCTAACCTCGGACAAAAGTCCGGACGTGGTGGTGGAAACAGAGGTGGTGGTAACCGCAATCGTCGTAGAAAATAG
- the rplV gene encoding 50S ribosomal protein L22 — MGARKRLAAEKRKEEKKQQYFAVLRNCPTSPRKMRLVADMIRGMEVNKALDVLKYSSKEASRRVEKLLLSAIANWQAKNEGVRLEESELYVSQIMVDSGRILKRLRPAPQGRAHRIRKRSNHVTLYVDSKESVVEENLN, encoded by the coding sequence ATGGGTGCCAGAAAAAGACTAGCAGCTGAGAAAAGAAAAGAAGAGAAAAAACAACAATATTTTGCTGTTTTACGCAACTGCCCAACATCTCCACGAAAAATGAGGTTAGTAGCCGATATGATTCGCGGAATGGAGGTTAACAAAGCCTTAGATGTATTGAAGTATTCTTCAAAAGAAGCATCACGCAGGGTAGAGAAACTTCTGCTTTCAGCCATTGCCAATTGGCAGGCTAAAAACGAAGGAGTTCGTTTAGAGGAAAGTGAGCTTTACGTATCACAAATCATGGTAGATTCAGGTCGTATTTTGAAACGTTTACGTCCGGCTCCCCAGGGTCGTGCACACCGTATCAGAAAACGCTCGAACCACGTGACTCTATACGTAGATAGTAAAGAAAGTGTTGTTGAAGAAAACCTTAATTAA
- the rpsS gene encoding 30S ribosomal protein S19: MSRSLKKGPFIDFKLERKVLAMNESNKKSVVKTWARASVISPDFVGHTIAVHNGNKFIPVYVTENMVGHRLGEFAPTRTFRGHAGNKKR, encoded by the coding sequence ATGAGTCGTTCATTAAAGAAAGGTCCATTTATCGATTTTAAGTTAGAACGTAAAGTTTTAGCAATGAATGAATCGAATAAAAAATCGGTTGTGAAAACCTGGGCCAGAGCATCAGTAATTTCTCCTGATTTTGTAGGACACACTATTGCAGTACATAATGGAAACAAATTCATCCCGGTATATGTCACCGAAAATATGGTGGGACACCGTTTGGGCGAATTTGCTCCAACCCGTACATTCAGGGGGCATGCTGGTAATAAGAAAAGATAG
- the rplB gene encoding 50S ribosomal protein L2 yields the protein MAVRKLKPVTPGQRHKVIGAFDTITASTPEKSLLEPIKKSGGRNNQGRMTMRYIGGGHKRKYRIIDFMRDKDGVAAVVDSIQYDPNRTARIALLKYEDGEKRYMIAPNGLQVGQTVKSGNGIEPEIGNCLPLAEIPLGTLVHNIELHPGQGGVMARSAGAYAQLTSRDGKYAILKLPSGESRMVLTSCRATVGTVGNTEHNIEKSGKAGRSRWLGRRPRVRGVVMNPVDHPMGGGEGRNSGGHPRSRNGMLAKGYKTRSKKKASNKYIVERRKK from the coding sequence ATGGCAGTAAGAAAACTGAAACCAGTAACTCCGGGTCAAAGGCACAAAGTAATTGGCGCCTTTGATACCATTACTGCATCTACACCTGAAAAATCATTGTTGGAGCCCATTAAAAAGTCCGGTGGTCGTAACAACCAGGGACGCATGACAATGAGGTATATAGGTGGGGGACATAAACGCAAATACCGTATTATCGACTTTATGCGCGATAAAGACGGTGTTGCAGCTGTTGTCGATTCAATTCAGTACGATCCAAACCGTACTGCTCGTATCGCCCTTCTGAAATACGAAGATGGCGAAAAACGTTACATGATTGCGCCTAACGGGTTGCAAGTTGGCCAAACTGTAAAGAGTGGTAACGGAATCGAACCTGAAATCGGGAATTGTCTTCCACTGGCTGAAATACCTCTTGGTACTTTGGTTCACAACATTGAGCTTCACCCAGGACAGGGTGGGGTGATGGCACGTAGTGCAGGTGCTTATGCACAATTGACCTCACGTGATGGCAAATATGCAATTTTAAAATTACCATCAGGCGAATCTCGTATGGTACTTACGTCCTGCAGGGCTACAGTAGGTACGGTTGGAAATACAGAACATAACATCGAGAAATCGGGTAAAGCCGGTCGCTCTCGTTGGTTAGGAAGAAGACCTCGTGTTCGAGGTGTAGTAATGAACCCTGTCGATCACCCAATGGGTGGTGGTGAAGGAAGAAATTCAGGAGGACACCCAAGATCGCGTAATGGTATGCTTGCGAAAGGTTACAAAACCCGTTCGAAGAAAAAAGCTTCCAACAAGTATATTGTAGAACGTAGGAAAAAATAG
- the rplW gene encoding 50S ribosomal protein L23, whose amino-acid sequence MEILVKPLVTEKMTDQSERFNRYGFVVDRRASKPEIKKAVEDLYNVSVESVNTMVYGGKVKSRYTKGGIITGKTAAFKKAIVTLVEGDSIDFYSNI is encoded by the coding sequence ATGGAAATTTTAGTAAAACCATTAGTTACAGAAAAAATGACCGACCAGTCGGAACGTTTTAACCGTTACGGTTTTGTGGTAGATCGCAGAGCAAGTAAACCTGAAATTAAAAAGGCGGTTGAAGATCTTTACAACGTTTCGGTTGAAAGCGTTAACACCATGGTTTATGGTGGTAAAGTAAAATCGAGATATACCAAAGGTGGTATCATTACCGGTAAAACAGCAGCTTTCAAAAAAGCTATTGTTACTTTGGTTGAAGGAGATAGTATTGACTTTTATAGTAATATATAA
- the rplD gene encoding 50S ribosomal protein L4, which translates to MELSVLNIEGKETGKKVTLNDQIFGIEPSDHAIYLDVKQYMANQRQGTSKSKERGEIAGSTKKIKRQKGTGTARAGSIKSPLFRGGGTIFGPRPRNYGFKLNKKVKQLARKSALTYKANEKSIVVVEDFNFEAPKTKEMVALQSNLQIAEKKALFVLPTENNNIYLSSRNLQDVSVVTASELSTYQILNAKAIVLCEGSVAKIEEAFKL; encoded by the coding sequence ATGGAACTAAGTGTACTGAATATAGAAGGAAAAGAAACCGGAAAAAAAGTCACTTTAAACGACCAGATTTTCGGTATTGAGCCCAGCGACCACGCCATTTATTTGGATGTAAAACAATACATGGCTAACCAACGCCAGGGTACAAGCAAGAGCAAAGAACGTGGTGAAATTGCAGGTAGCACCAAAAAGATAAAAAGACAAAAAGGTACCGGTACTGCACGTGCAGGTAGCATTAAGTCTCCTTTATTTCGTGGTGGTGGTACAATCTTTGGCCCACGTCCGCGTAACTACGGTTTCAAGCTGAACAAAAAAGTGAAGCAATTGGCCCGTAAATCAGCTTTAACTTACAAAGCAAACGAGAAGAGTATCGTTGTTGTTGAAGACTTCAATTTTGAAGCTCCAAAAACAAAAGAGATGGTAGCATTGCAAAGCAATCTGCAAATTGCTGAAAAAAAGGCACTTTTCGTTTTACCAACTGAAAATAATAACATATATTTGTCGTCGCGAAATTTGCAGGACGTATCGGTTGTAACTGCTTCAGAGTTAAGTACTTATCAGATTTTGAACGCAAAAGCGATTGTGCTTTGCGAAGGATCTGTTGCGAAAATTGAAGAAGCGTTTAAACTTTAA
- the rplC gene encoding 50S ribosomal protein L3, producing MAGIIGKKIGMTSVFSVEGKNIPCTVIEAGPCVVTQVKTAETDGYEALQLAYGEKKDKHATKAEVGHFKRAGVSPKRKVVEFHNTYQEEFELGQEIDVSIFNEKDYVDIIGVSKGKGFQGVVKRHNFRGVNDATHGQHNRLRAPGSIGASSWPSRVFKGMRMAGRDGGKTVTIENLEVVKIIPEKNVLVVKGSVPGAKGSYLIIRKQWN from the coding sequence ATGGCTGGTATTATTGGAAAAAAAATCGGAATGACATCCGTATTCAGTGTTGAGGGGAAAAATATCCCATGCACTGTGATTGAGGCCGGACCTTGTGTAGTTACACAAGTGAAAACGGCAGAGACCGACGGCTACGAAGCGCTTCAGTTAGCTTATGGCGAGAAAAAAGACAAGCACGCCACTAAAGCTGAAGTTGGCCACTTTAAAAGGGCTGGTGTTTCACCAAAGCGCAAAGTAGTAGAGTTTCATAACACCTATCAGGAAGAGTTTGAATTGGGACAAGAGATTGATGTGAGCATTTTCAACGAAAAAGATTATGTAGACATCATCGGAGTTTCAAAAGGTAAAGGTTTTCAGGGTGTAGTAAAACGTCACAATTTCCGTGGTGTTAATGATGCTACACACGGTCAGCACAACAGGCTGAGAGCACCTGGTTCAATCGGTGCATCATCATGGCCTTCACGCGTATTTAAAGGTATGCGTATGGCTGGACGCGACGGTGGAAAAACAGTTACTATCGAAAACCTTGAAGTAGTAAAAATTATTCCTGAGAAGAATGTATTAGTGGTAAAAGGTTCGGTACCTGGAGCCAAAGGTTCATACTTAATTATTAGAAAACAATGGAACTAA
- the rpsJ gene encoding 30S ribosomal protein S10, which yields MSQKIRIKLKSYDHNLVDKSAEKIVKTVKTTGAVVSGPIPLPTHRRVFTVLRSTFVNKKSREQFQLSSYKRLIDIYSSTAKTIDALMKLELPSGVEVEIKV from the coding sequence ATGAGTCAAAAGATCAGGATTAAGCTTAAATCGTACGATCACAACTTGGTAGACAAGTCGGCTGAGAAAATCGTTAAAACTGTAAAAACTACTGGTGCAGTAGTAAGTGGTCCTATTCCACTTCCTACTCACCGCAGAGTTTTCACCGTTTTACGTTCAACCTTCGTAAATAAAAAATCGAGGGAGCAATTTCAGTTGTCATCTTACAAACGTTTGATCGACATTTACAGCTCAACCGCTAAAACAATCGACGCACTAATGAAGCTGGAGCTTCCAAGTGGCGTTGAAGTAGAAATTAAAGTTTGA
- the fusA gene encoding elongation factor G: MAKQDLKYTRNIGIMAHIDAGKTTVTERILYYTGLTHRIGEVHDGAATMDWMEQEQERGITITSAATTTFWKHNDIEHKINIIDTPGHVDFTVEVERSLRILDGTVALFCAVGGVEAQSETVWRQAEKYGVPRIAFVNKMDRQGADFFNVYNEIREKLGANPVPMQIPIGAEETFEGVIDLVEMKAVRWEDDAAMGTKYVLSEIPAELQEQAEEWKEKLVESVAEVDDEILERYFENPDSITAEEMMAVIRKATLEGVIIPMMCGSAFKNKGVQRLLDAVCEFLPSPLDKGEVTGKNPVIDKEVTRHPDADEPLAALAFKIATDPFVGRLAFIRVYSGTLNAGDTVYNSRTGKKERISRLYQMHSNKQNPKDSISAGDICAAVGFKDIRTGDTLGDLKNPIELESMDFPEPVIGIAIEPKSQKDVDKLGNGLAKLAEEDPTFVVNTDEDSGQTVIRGMGELHLEILIDRLKREFKVECNQGAPQVAYKEAITEEVELREVFKKQTGGRGKFADVIVKVEPAEEGKEGLEFIDAVKGGRIPREFIPSVEKGFKDALANGPLAGFPVDSLKVTLLDGSFHPVDSDQLSFEICARQAFKSAASKAKPALLEPIMKVEVVTPEEYMGDIIADLNRRRGEIASMDSKGNAKVIEAKVPLAEQFGYVTVLRTLSSGRATSSMEFSHYAEVPRSLAEKVLADCNGKVDLLK, from the coding sequence ATGGCTAAACAAGATCTGAAATATACCAGGAATATTGGTATTATGGCGCATATCGACGCCGGAAAGACCACTGTAACAGAGCGTATTCTGTATTATACAGGTTTAACTCACCGTATTGGTGAGGTGCACGATGGTGCTGCTACCATGGACTGGATGGAGCAAGAGCAGGAAAGAGGTATTACAATTACTTCTGCTGCAACTACAACTTTCTGGAAACACAATGACATTGAACACAAAATCAATATCATTGATACTCCGGGACACGTTGACTTCACCGTTGAGGTGGAGCGTTCACTGCGAATTTTAGATGGTACTGTAGCTTTGTTCTGCGCTGTTGGTGGTGTAGAGGCTCAGTCTGAAACTGTATGGCGTCAGGCTGAAAAATACGGAGTTCCACGTATTGCATTTGTAAATAAAATGGACCGTCAGGGTGCCGATTTCTTTAACGTATACAACGAGATTAGAGAAAAATTAGGTGCTAACCCTGTTCCAATGCAAATTCCAATTGGTGCTGAAGAAACTTTCGAAGGGGTTATCGACCTTGTTGAAATGAAAGCGGTACGTTGGGAAGATGATGCAGCAATGGGAACCAAATATGTTCTTAGTGAAATTCCTGCCGAGCTGCAAGAACAAGCTGAGGAATGGAAAGAAAAACTGGTTGAGTCGGTTGCCGAAGTAGATGACGAAATTCTTGAGCGTTATTTCGAAAATCCGGATTCAATTACAGCAGAAGAAATGATGGCTGTTATTCGTAAAGCAACGTTGGAAGGAGTAATTATTCCAATGATGTGCGGATCAGCATTTAAAAATAAAGGTGTACAGCGTTTGTTAGATGCTGTTTGTGAGTTCTTGCCATCTCCACTTGATAAAGGTGAAGTAACAGGTAAAAACCCGGTAATTGATAAAGAAGTAACACGTCACCCTGATGCTGACGAGCCATTGGCTGCGTTAGCATTTAAAATTGCTACCGACCCATTCGTAGGTCGTTTGGCATTTATTCGGGTTTACTCGGGTACTTTGAATGCCGGTGATACAGTATATAACTCGCGTACAGGCAAAAAAGAGCGTATCTCGCGTTTATACCAGATGCACTCTAACAAGCAAAATCCGAAAGATTCTATCTCGGCAGGTGATATTTGTGCTGCAGTAGGTTTTAAAGATATTCGTACAGGTGATACACTTGGCGATCTTAAAAACCCAATTGAGCTGGAAAGCATGGACTTCCCTGAGCCGGTAATTGGTATCGCTATCGAGCCTAAATCGCAAAAAGATGTTGATAAACTTGGAAACGGTTTGGCAAAATTGGCTGAGGAAGATCCAACATTCGTTGTTAATACCGACGAAGATTCAGGTCAGACTGTAATCCGTGGTATGGGTGAGCTTCACCTTGAAATTTTGATCGACCGTTTAAAACGCGAATTCAAAGTCGAATGTAACCAGGGAGCACCTCAGGTTGCCTATAAAGAAGCCATTACCGAGGAAGTTGAATTACGTGAAGTATTCAAAAAACAAACTGGTGGTCGTGGTAAATTTGCCGATGTTATTGTAAAAGTAGAACCTGCCGAAGAAGGAAAAGAAGGTTTGGAATTTATCGATGCTGTAAAAGGTGGTCGTATTCCTCGCGAATTTATTCCTTCAGTTGAGAAAGGTTTTAAAGATGCATTGGCAAATGGTCCGTTGGCAGGTTTCCCTGTTGACAGTTTGAAAGTAACATTGCTCGATGGTTCGTTCCACCCTGTGGATTCAGACCAGTTATCGTTCGAGATTTGTGCCCGTCAGGCATTCAAGAGTGCTGCATCAAAAGCAAAGCCTGCGCTTCTCGAGCCTATTATGAAAGTTGAGGTTGTAACTCCGGAAGAGTACATGGGTGATATTATTGCCGACCTTAACCGTCGTCGTGGCGAGATTGCAAGTATGGACAGCAAAGGTAACGCCAAAGTTATCGAAGCAAAAGTGCCACTTGCCGAGCAGTTTGGTTATGTAACAGTATTGCGTACACTTTCTTCAGGTCGTGCCACTTCATCAATGGAATTTAGCCATTACGCAGAAGTTCCACGTAGCCTTGCCGAGAAAGTATTGGCAGATTGTAACGGAAAAGTTGATTTATTAAAATAA
- the rpsG gene encoding 30S ribosomal protein S7 produces MRKSKPKKRILLPDPKFNDTLVTRFVNDLMVDGKKSTAYTVFYEAIDMVEKRMKDTELSPLDVWKKALENITPNVEVKSRRVGGATFQVPMEVRPERKNAISIKNMILFARKRSGRSMADKLSAEIIAAFNEEGGAYKRKEDTHRMAEANRAFAHFRF; encoded by the coding sequence ATGAGAAAGTCGAAACCAAAGAAGAGGATCCTTTTACCGGATCCAAAATTCAACGACACTTTAGTAACCAGGTTTGTAAATGACCTTATGGTTGACGGGAAAAAATCAACAGCCTACACAGTATTCTATGAGGCTATTGATATGGTAGAAAAAAGAATGAAAGACACTGAGTTGTCTCCTCTTGATGTTTGGAAAAAAGCATTAGAGAATATTACTCCAAATGTTGAAGTTAAGAGTCGCCGTGTTGGTGGTGCTACTTTCCAGGTTCCAATGGAAGTTCGTCCGGAAAGAAAAAACGCCATCAGTATCAAAAATATGATTTTGTTTGCCCGTAAACGCTCGGGAAGATCTATGGCCGATAAATTATCAGCAGAGATCATTGCTGCTTTCAACGAAGAAGGTGGTGCATACAAGAGAAAAGAAGATACGCACAGAATGGCCGAAGCTAACCGTGCATTCGCACACTTCAGATTCTAG
- the rpsL gene encoding 30S ribosomal protein S12: MPTIQQLVRKGRQTKVEKSKSPALDSCPQRRGVCVRVYTTTPKKPNSAMRKVARVRLTNGKEVNAYIPGEGHNLQEHSIVLVRGGRVKDLPGVRYHLIRGALDTAGVEGRLQRRSKYGAKKPKK; this comes from the coding sequence ATGCCAACTATTCAACAGTTAGTTAGAAAAGGAAGACAAACTAAAGTTGAGAAAAGTAAATCTCCGGCTTTAGATTCATGCCCACAACGTCGTGGAGTATGTGTTCGTGTTTATACCACTACGCCAAAGAAACCAAACTCGGCAATGCGTAAAGTTGCAAGGGTAAGGTTAACCAATGGTAAAGAGGTGAATGCTTACATTCCTGGTGAAGGTCACAACCTTCAGGAGCACTCAATTGTGCTTGTTCGCGGAGGTAGAGTAAAAGACCTTCCGGGTGTACGTTATCACTTAATTCGCGGTGCGTTGGATACTGCGGGTGTTGAAGGACGTTTACAACGTCGTTCAAAATATGGTGCGAAAAAACCGAAAAAATAA
- a CDS encoding HlyD family efflux transporter periplasmic adaptor subunit — protein MTDEQNKIEIRSGEVQEILGGVPSRIVRYGILVFVAIFSLIIIFSFIFYYPDILRSNIVVTTENPPATLVARATGKIEKLFVEDKDHVEAGQTIALIENPADYSDVLELEQVINTVQPAFDTLNFTVSQRFNKGLQLGAVQEYYSQFLTRYEELNEFNQRNYYTLKEESYKEQLKNARILYDRLWEQKVAIDKEYQIKQRNYERQKKLLAGEVVSSTVLEQAESEMLSKKSELDGIRSTLAEKQIDISELDQKIIENEKEYHDYKIQYESALIEAFNNLKSQASDWFLTYVLRSPIDGVVTFNKFYAENQNITEGDRVLTIVPEDVGEVIGKVELPVRGSGKVKEGLNVNVKFDNYPYMEYGLVRGKVKSVSLVPEDSFYMVEITFPNGLVTNYDNELQMQSQLMGQAEIITEDLRLIQRIFNPLKSLWKERIKQ, from the coding sequence ATGACTGACGAGCAAAATAAAATAGAAATTCGTTCCGGCGAAGTGCAGGAGATACTTGGCGGAGTTCCATCGCGCATTGTGCGATATGGAATTCTTGTGTTTGTCGCCATCTTTTCGTTGATCATTATTTTTAGCTTTATATTTTATTACCCCGACATTCTGCGCTCGAACATTGTAGTTACCACTGAAAATCCACCTGCAACTTTGGTTGCCCGTGCAACGGGAAAAATTGAGAAGCTGTTTGTTGAGGATAAAGATCATGTGGAGGCAGGACAAACGATAGCTTTAATAGAAAACCCTGCGGATTACAGCGATGTACTGGAGCTGGAGCAGGTAATAAACACGGTTCAGCCCGCTTTTGATACCCTGAATTTCACTGTTTCCCAGCGTTTTAATAAAGGCCTGCAATTGGGTGCTGTGCAAGAGTATTACTCGCAGTTTTTAACCCGTTACGAGGAGTTGAATGAATTTAATCAACGCAACTATTATACATTAAAAGAAGAATCGTACAAAGAACAGTTGAAAAATGCCCGGATTTTGTACGACAGGCTTTGGGAGCAGAAAGTTGCTATTGACAAAGAATACCAGATTAAACAACGAAATTACGAACGCCAGAAAAAATTACTGGCCGGAGAGGTGGTTTCTTCAACCGTTCTGGAACAAGCCGAATCGGAAATGTTGAGCAAAAAATCAGAATTAGACGGAATTCGTTCAACACTGGCCGAAAAACAAATCGATATCAGCGAACTGGATCAGAAAATTATTGAAAACGAAAAGGAATACCACGATTATAAAATTCAGTATGAATCGGCACTGATTGAAGCCTTTAATAACCTGAAAAGTCAGGCAAGCGATTGGTTTCTTACTTATGTGTTGCGATCGCCGATAGACGGAGTAGTTACTTTCAATAAGTTTTACGCCGAGAACCAGAATATTACGGAAGGTGACCGTGTTTTAACGATCGTGCCCGAAGATGTGGGCGAAGTTATCGGGAAAGTGGAGCTGCCTGTTCGTGGGTCAGGAAAAGTGAAAGAAGGACTTAACGTAAATGTGAAATTTGATAACTATCCATATATGGAATACGGACTGGTGCGCGGGAAAGTAAAAAGCGTTTCGTTGGTGCCCGAAGATAGTTTTTACATGGTAGAGATTACTTTTCCAAATGGTTTGGTTACCAACTATGATAACGAGTTGCAAATGCAAAGTCAGTTAATGGGGCAGGCCGAGATAATTACCGAAGATCTACGTTTGATTCAACGGATTTTTAATCCTTTAAAATCGCTTTGGAAAGAGCGAATAAAGCAATAG